CGAGGCGGCCAGGGTGCGTTGCCAGTCGGTTGGGTCCGGGAGCGCGGGCGATGGCCCCTCGCGCGCATCCAGCAGCATGGCGGCGCGGGTGGGATCCAGCCCTGCGTGGCCGCTGGTGACGGCCAGTGAGGCGAGTGCGGCGCCGGCCAACACCTGGGGGTCGGTGTCCGGGGCCAGGCGTTGCAGGCTCTGGGCGAAGGCCAGATCTAGCGTGCGTAGGGCGCCGGCCTGGTTGAGGGCGGTTAGGAGGTTTGGGTGGTTCATGGGGTGGGCGTTCCCGTGGTGGACGTACCCTCACCCCAACCCCTCTCCCGAGGGGAGAGGGGCTTTAAGGCGTCACTGGAAAGAGGCTCGGTGGGATTGCCGGCGAACAGGGCGTCCAGGGCTTGGACCAGCGCCGGATCGAAGCGCCAGGCGTAAATGCCAGGCACAGGCGTATTGGGTGCAGGCGTATCGGACATGGCGTCGCTGGCGGGGTCGGAACCGGAGACGGAGCTGGCGCCGTTGACGGAGTCGGAGTCGGAGTCGGAACCGGAACCGGAACCGGAACCGAGGATGGAGCTGGAGTCGGCGGCGGGGTTACGGGCCGCGTCCAGGCCGCGGCAGAACAGGTAGCGCACGCCGCCGAAGTCGCGGGCGTAGTCGTAGCTGGCACCCAGGCGGAAGCGCAGCCAACGGTGCAAGGCGATGGTGTAGATCAGCGCCTGCAGTTCGTACTCGCTGTGCGCCATGGCCCGCGCCAGGGCGTCGGGGTCGTAGGCCGGCAGGCGGTTGGATTTGTAGTCGAGCACGTACCAGCGCCCGTCCGCGCAGTAGGTGAGGTCGATCAGGCCGGTCATCAGGCCTTCCAGGCGTTGGCGCGCGCCGAAGGCCTGGCGCTCGGTGACCACGCCAAAGCGGTGCAGCAGCGCCAGCAGGGCGTCCACGCGGGTGGGCCGCATGGCGAAGTGGAATTCCATCTCGTTGCGGCGCTGCGGCTCGGGCACCGCGGCCAGGCAGGTGCCCTCGGGCAGGGTCACGGTGAGGGTGTGGCCGACCAGGCGGGTGAGCATGGCCAGGCCGTCGTCCAGTTCGTCCTGGGCGTAGCCGCCGCGTTGCAGCGCTTCGAGAATGGCGGCGGCCTGGCCCTCGGGCGCGGGCTGGCCGGGGCACCAGTTGCGCCAGGCGGCGAAGTCGCAGCGTTCGAACACATCGTGCATGGCCACGCCGAAGCGGTTGCCAGCAAAGCGGGGGTCGAACGCCTCCACCTCGGCGGGCGCGCTCACCGGCTCGCTGGCCGGCGGTTCGTCGCTGCCGCCACTGCTGGCGAGCGTGGCGCTGGCCATCGGGTCGCTGCCGGCGTCGGCATTGGCCAGCTGGGTGAAGCTGTAGACCCACCAGTCCGGCACCACGTGGCGCTGCGCCAGCCGCGCGGCGGGCACCTGCACCGCGTCGTCGGCGGGCAGGCGCGGCAGCGTGGCCGGCGGCGCGGTGTCGTCGAGGGCGATCACCCCTGCACCGGCGCTGGCCTGCAGTGCGGCCGGGTCGCGCAGCATCGGCGCCAGCGCGGTGCGCTCGTGCTGGTGGAAAGCACCGGTGGCGATCCACAGCGCGTGCTCGGCGCGGGTCAGGCCGACGTAGAGCAGGCGCGCGTCTTCGGCGCGCTGTTCGTGCTTCCACGCCGTCTCGGCGGTGCTCCAGCTGGCGGTGTCGTCGGCGCTCCATTTGGAGGTGTTCCAGTGCAGCTGGCGGCCATGCGGTGGCGCGTGCACCACGCAATGGCGGCCCGGGCTTTTATCGGCACGGCCAATGCCGATGTACGGCAGGAACACCAGGGGGTATTCCAGGCCCTTGCTCTTGTGCAGGGTGACGATCTGCACGCGGCGCGCGTCCGATTCCAGCCGCAGCTGCTGGGTCTCGTCATTGTCGTCGGCATTGGCGATGCGGCGTGCCAGCCAGTCGACCAGGCCGTGCGGGCCGAGCGCGCGGGTGTCGGCTTCCTGCAGCAGCTCGGCCAGTTGCAGGTAGTTGGTGAGACGGCGTTCGCCATCGACCAGGGCCAGCAGGCGTTGCCCATGCGTGGCCCCCAGATCGCCGACCAGGGCCAACGGGCCGCCGCGCTGCCAGCGTTCGCGCCAGTCCAGCGCCTGCTGCTGCCAGCGGCGATGACGCTCGCCGTCGTGTTCGAGGGCGGCAATGGCGGCGGCGTCTTCGCCGATCAGCACGGTGGCCAGCGCGGCACGCAGGCGGCTGTCGTCGCCCGGGTCGAGCAAGGCCTGCAGCAAGGCGAGCAGTTCCAGTGCTTCGTCGGTGGCGAACAGGCTCTGCTTGCCGGCCGCCACCGCAGGAATGCCCACCGCGCCCAGCGCTTGCTGGATGCGCGTGGCCTCGCCATGACTACGCACCAGCACCGCGATGTCGCCGGCCTGCACCGGGCGGCCGTTGATGCTGGCGCTGCCGTCGCGGCCACCGGCCAGCCAACCGCGGATGGCCGCCACGCAGGCAGCGGTGCACAGCTCGCGCGCGCGGCCGGCGCTCCAGGGTTTGGGTTTGCCTTTCGCGGGCGGTGGCGGCGCAGGCGCGCGCCACAGCGTCAGTGCCGGGGCCGCGGCGTCATCGCGCTGCAGATCGGCGTCGCTGCGTTTGGTACCCGGCTGCACCGGATGAAACGCGATGCCCTCGGTGAGGAAGGCCTCGGCATAGCCAGCCTGCGCGTACAGCGCGTCGATGGCCGCCAGCACGCCGGGGCGCGAGCGGAAGTTGTGCTCCAGCGGCGGCGCGCGTTGTGCGGTGGTGGCCGCAGCCAGATAGGTCTGCACGTCGCCACCGCGGAAGCCGTAGATGGCCTGCTTGGGGTCGCCGATCAAGGCGAGCAGGCGCGGCGGCGGGGTGCCGGCAGCGTTGTCGAAATCCGCATCATCGTCCGGCGCGAATGCCGCGCCGGAGGCACCGTGCTCAGGCCCGAACACGCGCGAGAAGATCTGCCACTGGCGGTCGTCGGTGTCCTGGAATTCGTCCACCAGCGCAATGGCGTATTGCGCGCGCAGCCGCTGCACCAGCGCTTCGGCCTGCGGGCCCTGCAATGCGCGAGCGACGCCATCGACCAGGTCGTCGTAGGTTTGCACGCGGCGCTGGCGCTTGCGCTGCGCCAGCTGCAGCACGGCATCGTCGCGCAGCGCATGCAGCAGGCGGATGCGGCGCTGCCCTTCCCACTGGCGCACCACTGCATCGGCCTGTTGCCACACGGCGAGCGCGTCGAACAGCGGCGAGCACGGCACGCGGTCGTGCGCGCCGTCCTTGCAGAATTCGCGCAGGCGCTGCGGCAGCAATTTGTCCAGATGGCCGCCGTCGTCCAGCACCCAATGCGCCTCGGCACTGCCCTGCCACAGTTGCTCGAAGGCCTTGTCGAAACTGGGGCGGCGCGCGCGGCGGCCATCGAAGATCTTGTGCTCGAACGCGGCGGCCACCGCGTCGTAGGCGGTATCGCCATGCGCACGCAACGCGGCCACCACGGCCTGCGCGGCGGCCTGGCGCGCGGGCTGCGGGTCCGGCGTTGGTGCGGCGACAGCGGGCAGCAATTCGGGCTGCTGCACCAGCGCGCGCAGGTCGCTGGCCAGGGCGGTGGGGCCGGCCGGCCACAGCGCCACCAGATCGGCGGCCATGGCGGCATCGGCGGCGCGCTGCCGCCACAGGTCGGCGGCCACCTCGCCGAGCAGTTCGCGGTCGTTGGCCAGCAGTTGCGGCGCGGCAAAGGCCTGGCCGCTTTCCAGCGCGTGTTCGCGCAGCACGCGCGCGCAAAAGCCGTGGATGGTGAAGATGGCCGCCAGGTCGATTTCTTCCACCGCCTGCTGCAAGCGGCGGCGTAGCGCGGAGGGAGTCTCCGTGCCGGTGGCCAGGTGTGCGGTGAGGATGGCGCGGGTGAGGACGGCGTCGGGTGCGGCCGGGGCGTGTGGTTGCGGGGGTGTCTGCGCTG
The nucleotide sequence above comes from Xanthomonas campestris pv. campestris str. ATCC 33913. Encoded proteins:
- the recB gene encoding exodeoxyribonuclease V subunit beta, with the translated sequence MSNSPVTDPYLHLPLHGVRLIEASAGTGKTFTLATLFTRLVVERQLRIGQILAVTFTEAATQELRRRIRERLALAATLVPDARAGAAATEAQTTLLPDASSAGVGAALAATEPTQTQASDAPSSAINMVLPATAPSDHLSHPPAQTPPQPHAPAAPDAVLTRAILTAHLATGTETPSALRRRLQQAVEEIDLAAIFTIHGFCARVLREHALESGQAFAAPQLLANDRELLGEVAADLWRQRAADAAMAADLVALWPAGPTALASDLRALVQQPELLPAVAAPTPDPQPARQAAAQAVVAALRAHGDTAYDAVAAAFEHKIFDGRRARRPSFDKAFEQLWQGSAEAHWVLDDGGHLDKLLPQRLREFCKDGAHDRVPCSPLFDALAVWQQADAVVRQWEGQRRIRLLHALRDDAVLQLAQRKRQRRVQTYDDLVDGVARALQGPQAEALVQRLRAQYAIALVDEFQDTDDRQWQIFSRVFGPEHGASGAAFAPDDDADFDNAAGTPPPRLLALIGDPKQAIYGFRGGDVQTYLAAATTAQRAPPLEHNFRSRPGVLAAIDALYAQAGYAEAFLTEGIAFHPVQPGTKRSDADLQRDDAAAPALTLWRAPAPPPPAKGKPKPWSAGRARELCTAACVAAIRGWLAGGRDGSASINGRPVQAGDIAVLVRSHGEATRIQQALGAVGIPAVAAGKQSLFATDEALELLALLQALLDPGDDSRLRAALATVLIGEDAAAIAALEHDGERHRRWQQQALDWRERWQRGGPLALVGDLGATHGQRLLALVDGERRLTNYLQLAELLQEADTRALGPHGLVDWLARRIANADDNDETQQLRLESDARRVQIVTLHKSKGLEYPLVFLPYIGIGRADKSPGRHCVVHAPPHGRQLHWNTSKWSADDTASWSTAETAWKHEQRAEDARLLYVGLTRAEHALWIATGAFHQHERTALAPMLRDPAALQASAGAGVIALDDTAPPATLPRLPADDAVQVPAARLAQRHVVPDWWVYSFTQLANADAGSDPMASATLASSGGSDEPPASEPVSAPAEVEAFDPRFAGNRFGVAMHDVFERCDFAAWRNWCPGQPAPEGQAAAILEALQRGGYAQDELDDGLAMLTRLVGHTLTVTLPEGTCLAAVPEPQRRNEMEFHFAMRPTRVDALLALLHRFGVVTERQAFGARQRLEGLMTGLIDLTYCADGRWYVLDYKSNRLPAYDPDALARAMAHSEYELQALIYTIALHRWLRFRLGASYDYARDFGGVRYLFCRGLDAARNPAADSSSILGSGSGSGSDSDSDSVNGASSVSGSDPASDAMSDTPAPNTPVPGIYAWRFDPALVQALDALFAGNPTEPLSSDALKPLSPRERGWGEGTSTTGTPTP